In Mastigocladopsis repens PCC 10914, a single window of DNA contains:
- the ygfZ gene encoding CAF17-like 4Fe-4S cluster assembly/insertion protein YgfZ, whose product MSTSAIDTNDAAAIQAAQEGVAVCDRSFWGRIKVSDSDRLRFLHNQSTNDIQSLKPGQGCDTVFVNSTARTIDLVTAYILEDAVLLLVSPNRREFLIQWLDRYIFFADKVQLTDVTNETATFSLIGPKSDAVLEKLGAEAIIGQPYGTHISIPTVDGGLVAVGSGLASPGYTFILPASDKEEVWSKILEAGAVLIGEQNWEMLRILQGRPEPDHELTEDYNPLEVGLWQTISFNKGCYIGQETIARLNTYKGVKQYLWGIHLSGAAEPESTITVGDEKVGKLTSYTKTFDGHFGLGYIRTKAGGVGLKVHVGGVEGEVVELPFVSHDYPE is encoded by the coding sequence ATGTCTACATCTGCTATTGACACCAACGATGCAGCGGCTATCCAAGCAGCGCAAGAGGGAGTTGCAGTATGCGATCGCTCTTTTTGGGGACGCATCAAAGTTTCTGATAGCGATCGCCTCCGCTTCTTGCACAACCAAAGCACGAACGATATCCAAAGCCTCAAGCCAGGACAAGGCTGTGATACGGTTTTTGTGAATTCTACTGCCCGCACCATTGACTTGGTTACAGCATATATTCTGGAAGATGCGGTGTTATTGCTGGTTTCGCCGAACCGTCGGGAGTTTCTGATACAATGGTTAGACCGCTACATCTTCTTTGCTGATAAGGTGCAATTGACAGATGTCACAAATGAAACTGCTACTTTCAGCCTCATTGGACCAAAAAGTGATGCTGTCTTAGAAAAGCTGGGGGCTGAGGCAATTATCGGTCAACCTTATGGAACTCACATTTCCATCCCTACAGTTGATGGGGGTCTTGTGGCTGTTGGTAGTGGTTTGGCTTCCCCTGGGTATACTTTCATTTTGCCAGCTTCTGACAAGGAAGAAGTTTGGAGTAAAATTCTGGAAGCTGGAGCAGTACTGATAGGCGAGCAGAATTGGGAAATGTTGCGAATATTACAAGGACGCCCAGAGCCAGACCATGAACTCACCGAGGATTACAATCCCCTGGAAGTGGGTTTATGGCAGACTATTTCCTTTAATAAAGGTTGCTACATTGGACAAGAAACCATCGCCCGTTTAAATACTTATAAAGGTGTAAAGCAATACCTGTGGGGAATCCACTTAAGTGGTGCTGCGGAACCAGAAAGTACCATTACCGTTGGGGATGAAAAAGTTGGCAAACTGACCAGTTATACGAAAACCTTTGATGGTCACTTTGGGCTTGGGTACATCCGCACCAAGGCTGGTGGTGTAGGTTTGAAAGTCCATGTAGGAGGAGTTGAAGGCGAAGTTGTAGAACTCCCCTTTGTTTCTCACGACTACCCAGAGTAA